Genomic window (Falco cherrug isolate bFalChe1 chromosome 4, bFalChe1.pri, whole genome shotgun sequence):
aactttttttgcctcagtctttactgGCAAATGCTCCAACCACACcgcccaagtcacagaaggcaaagacagggactgggagaatgaagaaccacctgctgcaggagaagagcagggctgagaccatttaaggaacctgaaggtgcacaagtccatgggacctgatgggATACATCTGCAGGTCCTGAGGGAATTGATGGATGAAGCtgctaagccactatccatcatatttgagagGTCTTGCCAGTCTTGTGAAGTTctcactgactggaaaaggggaaacgtaacccccatttttaaaaagggaaacaagGAAGACCTGCagaactacaggccagtcagtctcatctctgtgcctggcaagatcatggagcagatcctcctggaagctgTGCTAAGGCAcctggaaaataaggaggtgaccAGTGACAGCCACACTGTCCCACACAACtcccttgtctctaaactggagacacatggatttgatggatggaccgCTCAGTGGATAAGGAtttggctggatggtcacactcaaatAGTTATAGGCAACGGCTCAATGTGCAAGTAGAGACTAGTGAGTAGTGCcattcctcaggggtccatactggACCAGCACTGTTAGTATCTTTGTTAGTGACAgggacagtgggatcaagtgcaccctcagcaaagTTTACATTTGCCGATGACACCGAGGTGTGTGGTGCAGTCGACACTCTGGAGAGAAGggatgccacccagagggaccctgacaACCTCATGAGCTTccacaaggccaagtgcaaggtcctgcacctgggtcggggcaatcccaagcacaaatacaggctgggcagagaacggatggagagcagccctaagaaggacttgggggtgttggtggaagaagctcaacatgacccagcaatgtgcacttgcagcacagaaagccaaccaaatccagggctgcatcacaagaagcatggccagcaggtgaaGCAAGGGgattcttcccctctgctccactctcgtgagacccccccccccctgcagtgctgtgccagctctggggcatccaacataagaaggacacgGACTTTTcggagcaagtccagaggagaccatggagatgctcagagggctggagcccctctgctgtgcagacaggctgggagagctggggctgtccagcccggagaagggaaggctgcagggagaccttattgcagcctcccagtacctaaaggggctgacaggaaagctggagaggggcttaCTACAAGGACCTGTagtaacaggacaagggggaatagctttaagctgaaagaggggagatttagacgagatattaggaagaaatccttccctgtgagggtgatgAGGTGCCAGCGCAGGttgcccggagcagctgtgggtgccccagccctggcagtgcccaaggccaggctggacggggctgggagccacctgatctggtggaaggtgttcctgccctggcaggggtgctggaactagatggtctttaagttcccttccaacccaaatcattctagGATTCTATGAAAAGGTTCCAAGATTAGTTGGGCCAGAATGGGAGGAAATGGAAGGGGTGTCAGTTATTCTCAGGCACTATACCCTCTACCTCCCTACCAGAGGGTAATGGCATTTGTCCCACCAGCTTATCTGACTGGCTTCTAAGAGAAGTTCCCTTTTGCCTTTCAGAGACTCCAGGGCTGGTCATTGATACCCTTTGAGACATTATATGAAGCCTGAAGTTTCAATTTCTGGATCCCACCTGGGCTTAGGCAAGGGCAAGATGCCAGGTTCCCAGTCCTGTTAGAACTGGACTCATCTGTTCATGCTCAGAAACTGAGCCTTCACACAGCTTATGAACTGCATGATGCATCTTTTGTAGGAAGCTGGGATCCTCCAGAGTGGACAGATGCTGaacaaggtttttttaaaatcacattgtGGAACTGAAGGttcctgcattttccttttttggttCTAGCCCTCAGTGACTTACTAACCTCACAATGCGCATTGAGAACATGTTCCAGGACATTGCTCATACTTTCAGCTTGTAAGTTCATGCACATTATTTGATTTGCATATTGTTGTATTTGGTACTCTTCCCAAAGCAAAGTGGTGTTGCACCAGTGCTTGCTTAAGCCTTCAGTCCAGCCGGGACCTCTCTGCAAGcatgcagtttttatttctccccaAGAACATGTTGGCTTTTTGACTTGGAGTATTAAACTCTCTTCACATTAGTAAAGCCTGGAAGCATCTAGAGGGCAAAGATTAAGCCAAAATGCTCAGAGAAAGCTCAGATCAGCAAAATGCAGTGCAGAGAAGGCTTGAGTGGTTTTGAGTAGGCACCTCGTTAGCTGATGCAAAGCTCAGTAGAAGCTGGTGAAGCTGCATCACCTGAAAACCTGAGCTTCTGCCTTGATGGATCCATTCATATTCCAACTCTGTCCTAGCCAAACCATCTGAAATGTGTCAGAGACATGTGTTCTTGGCTAAGTGGTCTATAGGCACAAGGTGACCTCGTGGGGGGAGTGGTTAAGGGAGGCCAGTTATCAGAATTCTTGTGTCTTCTTGGAATTACCACAGAGGTTTGAGAAAATCCCTGTTTGTggtaaaaatgtcattttgctgTAACCAAAAAGCATTGCAGTGGCATTTTCTGAGGTGCGGTGTTGAACTCCAGGGTCATTTCTAGTGAATGACAAAATCTCATGCGACCAAaactgggggagggggaataaAAACTGATATGTTGATATATTCCTCATTTAAAAACCAGTTTgaagtgtttggttttcattttggcaCAGTGTAGAAAAAAAGCACTGTcacccaggaaagccaggctaaTGCTGAGCTGCCCTTCCCCACTCAGCTCCAGCTAGGATGAAAGGCTATGGAGGAAGGTCTCCACAGAGACTAAGGCTCCTCAATCCCTAACCATGACATCTTTTGGCTGATCCCACCTACCAGCCTGAGGCAGtgggcagaaaaggaaagctcaTTTCCCGTCCCCTTGTCAGGTAATCGGGCAAGTAAGTAAAACTTTGAATAGATGCAAGTTGTCATATACTGAACACAGTCTCTAAGTGAACTGGACAGCCTGGTAAAAAAAAGGTGGCCTTAGGATGGAGGGTGGGGACAATGTATAGTTTACATAGTGAGGATTGGGGAGTATCTGGCCATGCTGGCATTATCCTATCTTCCAGCCAtcagcagctctcccagtcAAGGAGGAAGAGGTGCTTTACCTGGTGCTGGTCCCACCACAAAGGATGGAGGCTGTCATTAAGTGTATACCTGCATTTTCCATGTTCCAGGAACATAGCCCAAATTCTGTGCATCTAAAGCCAAGACAGTAGCTCAGGGTATCACTATGTGGTGCATTGCCTGCAAAGTACCATATAGTATCTTCTGTATGTCCCCTGAAACTCAGGTTTGccctgctttttgttttgccatGGCCCTGTGCTAAGACCTTAGGATGACCTTAGTCGAAACTTCTTGGCTGACCTCAGTGGTCTTGAATCAAGCCTGGTCCTGCCTACACAGGAGCTTATTTCTTAGGataagaaaatgtctttggagTAGTTCCAAGCTGGaccagaaggaagagaagagtTTCCTGGCCTTCTGCCATGCCTTCGAGTGAAGGTGTTCACAGGGCTGATCAAAGCCACGCGTGGTCCCTTCACTGGCCGCTATTCATTGATTTCTCTCTTTCACAGCTACCAGGGAATCAGCCTTTGTCCATGCCATTGCCTCTGCTGGAGTGGCTTTTGCGGTGACCAGATCCTGCGCCGAAGGCTCAGCCACCATCTGCGGCTGTGACACCCGCCACAAGGGCTCTCCTGGGGAAGGCTGGAAATGGGGGGGCTGCAGCGAGGACGTGGAGTTTGGGAGCATGGTGTCTCGGGAGTTTGCGGATGCCCGTGAGAACAGACCAGATGCTCGATCAGCCATGAACAGGCACAACAACGAAGCTGGAAGGACCGTAAGGACATTTAGTTTCACCTATTTCAATCTCCCTTCAACCTTTTCTTACTGTCCATAATGAACAGTGGGAGGGAGCTGAGAGGAATAACCAAACATAAATCTGGGAAGTTCTACATCATGAAGTGATGATACCTGTCCTATGGTAGTTCTTGTCAGGGAGGTGATCGATATACTTGACCTATGAAAGTTAGAAGTAAATTCACCCACCCAGATGTAAATGTCTACCTTGAAGGCAGCTGTCCAGACCTCTTTTATAGAGAATGGGTCAAGACAGACAGGTCTAGGATGGGATTTCATCCCAGCTTGAAGGAGACATTTGAAATAGCCCAGTTAATGATGCCCTAACTGTGCCTGTTCCCTTCCATTGGCTGTTGGAAGAAGATGCGGAGTACAGCCAGAGATCTCTGTACTGCAGACACCTGAAGTTAAGAGAGAAGGATCAGGGTTTACAGGGAGGATTCAGCTCCTTAAGCAAATGAATCTTAGTATAAACTGAGATATCCTGAAGTATCCAGCCTGTCCTTGGACTGCTACTGGGAATGACTGTGTATCTCCTGCAGGTCCTCTGCCATCTTGGGATTGATGCTTTAGACACCTCTGGAGCTCACAAATGGGATTAGATGCCTGTGTTTAGGCAACTGAATCGTAGCTTGAGTGCAGCTGTCCATTCCCCTGGGATCACCACTCTGCTCTGTAGGCTGGAGggtggggaagagcaggagagcaTTTCCTACCACCCCTCTTTCTCAACACTCTTCTATTTCCCAGAgaatatttaaaggaaataacAGGCAGTGTGACTCTGGTACCTCCTGATTAAACTTGGACCATGCCCCAGAGCCGGTTAATCTGTTTTTGCTTCAAATAGTCATGGAGTAAAATGTATAAGGGAACAGAAAGTACAAAACCTTGCCCTCATCTCAGTGACTGCTTCATACACAGTGAATCTTTTCCATAAAGTGGGACAATCCCAGTGAGAGGACATCCTGGTTTTCATGTCAGGAATAGCTTGTAGATACCAGAAGAACATAATCTAAGGGAAACAATTTATAAATCTGAACCACAAAGCTCTTGCTAATGGAGACCATGCTTCTACTTCTCAGGTAACAATGTTTTGTCTCAGGTAGTGAACTTGAGATAGCTTATCCCTCAGTGGAAGAAAGATACCTCGCTGtgatcagaaggaaaatatggGCTTGTTCCCTCAGCAGAAGGCCTTACATACGTCTAGGAGAACATATGACTGCAATGAGCTATAGCAAAGCCACCACAGTTGTACTGTGAGAAGAAACGGCTGTCCTCAGGCAGGACAGGGCTCCCCTGTGAATTCCCCAGGTAGACACCATCAAAGTCCAGTGGAGTTATCCCACCTCACACCACAGAAAGCCTGGTTTCAAATAGGGAATACaacctttcaaaattaaataccaCCAGAAACAAGAATTGTCTGCCATGTAGATGACTACAAGCAATAATTTGGTCTCCTCCAGCACTGGCCCAAATTATCCCAGGTACCCCAAGGCATCATGCATTGCTGGTGGCCATTGATGGGGTAGGTAACGAGACAAATAGGACTGTGGAGAAGCTGGGTAGAGTGGAAAGGAGGGATTTGCCTTAAAGTGAGAATCCTTGGATTGAGCTTTGAGCAAACATCCCTGTGACCACAGGCCTGCAGAGCTCTTTTTGCTCTAAGTCTCATTCCTTGACACCGAGTTATCTTCTGACATTTTAGAGATGTCAAAGATTAGACAGCAGGTGACACCACCATCTGAAATCCTACTGCTTTATAAAGCACTAGTGTTTTCCAATCTTACGTGCCAGCATTCATGGGGTAGCTCTTCCAGGCCTCCATACTCAAGTGTTTCCAGCTAAACCTGAGCCATAGGCAACACTTCATATTAGTTCCCATATGAACTCAAACCCTACCGCTACACCAGAAGCTTTGATTAAGTTCAGCATGATTATATGAACCAAACATTTTGTGGTTCTCCCTCATGGCTAATTACAACCTCCTCTGCGGCGGGCGATACTCCGTAAATAACACAGGAAAGCACCTGGTGAACACCAAGGTGCTGATTCATGGCAAATCTTTTGGACTCAGGCTGGCACTAGTCTGTTCACGTACTCGGAAATTTGCTGATCAGCCTGAAAATGCAGATTATCAAGTAAGTTGCATAAGGTTGTCTCCCACCTCAGAATACTGTGGGGCAACACCTCTAGAAACTTTTAAACTAATTTCATAATAGCAATTCATATAGTGAATAGCAAACTTCTGGGATCAATAATCACCTTTCCATTTATTCCAGGACAGCGTTTTGCGTTGAAGTCTGagcctttcaaaataaaaagttgggctcctattttttttctttgaaatggttttagaaaaaaaaacataagcCTGGcttaacaacaaaaatacatcGCTTTTCAGGTTTCCAAACATAGCCGCAGCAAGGCTAGACCCTTGTTTGTTTAAGTAAACATGAAACATACATATAGGATGGAATTCTATGCTAGATGGTTAAAACATTtgatatttctttaatttccagTGGAGTGGCTGTGTACTTCGTTTATGAAGACATTGTTTTAGTAGGTTTGTGTGTTCTTTACTCCTCTGCCCTATGTGTCTGAATTATGTTCTTGTGGGACAGTACTGCAACGTTCACACATGAACACTGAGAAGACAGAAGTTAGtatgcacagaaatattttccgCCCTTAGTAAAAGCACTTGGTAGGTGCTTGAAGTTGGAGTGGGAATCAGAGATAGTCACtgggaaacaaaattaaattgcagGGGTTTTATCTGCCTTAGACCAGGCATCTGTACAGGGCATTGACTGGAGGATAAGATGGGTTTTGTTCACAAGTGTAAATGTATCTatgaaaacattgcatttttttaggAAATCTTGGCTAAATAGCAGAATGCAATATGTGTTTTGATCACAGACTAACATCTTCCTCCTTCtttgcctttcctctcctctttttcagTCTATTATTGAACTCATGCATCTTAAGTGCAAATGTCATGgcctctcaggcagctgtgaAGTGAAGACCTGCTGGTGGTCTCAGCCAGACTTCAGGGTCATCGGTGACTACCTCAAGGACAAGTACGACAGCGCTTCCGAAATGGTGGTGGAAAAACATCGAGAATCCCGTGGCTGGGTTGAAACCCTCAGGCCCAAATACAACTTCTTCAAGGCTCCAACTGAGAAGGACCTGGTTTACTATGAGAACTCACCAAACTTTTGTGAGCCCAACCCTGAGACAGGTTCCTTTGGAACCCGTGACAGGATCTGTAATGTCACTTCCCATGGGATTGACGGTTGTGACCTTTTGTGCTGCGGCCGCGGGCACAACACAAGGACTGAGAAACGGAAAGAGAAGTGCCACTGTATCTTCCACTGGTGTTGCTACGTCCGCTGCCAGGAGTGCATACGAGTCTACGATGTCCACACGTGCAAATAAAGCAGACAAAACCCTTCGCTGGGCTCCAAGGGGAGAAACAGATTTGAGCCTACTTCCTCTGAGGTTGCAGACATGAGAGAAGTCTACATTTTTgataataaaagaataaaaactttttaaaaggctAAAACTGGTTGGATAGAATAGGTCTAATGACTTCTGGGCTATCCCAAGGTACATCTGGCAGTCACACAAGTTACGCCCCAACGATGCCTCCTCTAGGAGACAGCGGCTTTTCAACCAGCCGACAACACAGAGCTGGAAAGAAGAGCATTAGCAAAAGCATGGATTTGCTCTGCTCTCACCCACGTGAAGTGACTCGTGATTAAGTGTCCTTTGAAAGACTTGCATCTTCCCAAGTATCTCCTTTTCCCTCAGCCAGGCAGAGGCTGTTGGACAGCAGCACTAAGCTTTCTGAGATCTATCTACATACCCAAACGGCCGGACTCTGTGTATAATGTGagcaacaacaacagcagcaaaagaaatcaaagcagataaattaatgatttaagggggaaaaaaaccaaccacaaaacacaaatactCCTTTGCTTTTGCCATGGAACTGGAGAAGTCTACAAGTATATCCTAGAGCTGTAGAGTGGGCAGGCTCTTTGCGTGAACTTTGTAGCATAGTAGCTTCTGCCAGATTTGGCATAGGATTTAGTCACGTCTgtagagagggagggagggtgaaggagagggagagaaagggagagaactGCTGATGTTTTCCTGCAAATGCCCTGTTGGCACCCAGGTGAAGTGCACGGTATGGAAAAGTTCAGTGCCTGATATGTGAACTGAAGAGGACTCGGTGTGTGCATTGAGGAGAGAGTCCCACCAACAGAGATGttgctccagctgtggcctgGTATGTGGCTCAGCCAACAAGTCTTCCTTGGAAAATGTGCGGTGCAGAGCGAGTCTCCCGGGGTTGGACACGTGCTTCTGGGCATAGGACATCCAGCTCCTCAGCATCCCAGCTTGTTCCTGTAGAAGAGtaaagggaagggaaagcatTCAACCCTCCCACCTCATCAGAGAACACCGTCACCAACAGTGGAAAGTGCACTTACTCCATCCACTTTCTGCACCTCATGCAGGCTGCTTCCTTCTGGGCACTTAGCAAATGCCCTAGACCACAAGTCTGTTTGGAACATGACTCTGAAGGACTGCTTGTCACCCATTAATTTACATGATGGTGAAccaacccaccaccaccacaccccacAAGCTGGAACAGTTTCAAACTCGGGCCAAATTTTGTTCCACACCTAATTTCTACAGCCTTTCCCATGTCTAAAAGTGGCACAgattaaaatgcacaaaacccAGACTCGGAACCAGCCCAGAGCTTGGGCATGTTTGGACACAGAGCCAAATCCCAGCTTTGCAGTACTGGCCCATCTCTGCTGTTCACCTCTGACTCCCCATCTTTGCATGCTGCTTTACTTCTGGTTTCAGGTCAGGATTGCCAGTTTACAGAAACAGCTCTCACCTCCTCCGTGGGCATCAGGGCTTCCTTCAGCCGTGGGTATCAGGTGTGACTCTCAGCCCATCACCTTAGTATTTACAGCACTGTAACTCTGCTTGAGTTATTCCTGGTCAATACTGAGATAAATGAGTGGTTAATCAAGAACAGAGTGGCAGCCTGATGAGCCTCAGATGCACTTGTCCTGTGTCCTCTTTGCCTTACCTGTACCTCCGAGTCCCTATCTTGGGAAAAGGACAATGGATtggcattttttcttcctcttcagtgCAGGAAGGGAAATGGGGCAAAAGATCTAACCCCCAAGGACCGGTAAGAGTGTTTTCATGGCAACGCAATCATGGCTGTTGCGTAGTTCATGCCTGGACATCTATGTAGAGGAAGCAGAGTGCTGTTCTCTCTCTGCACGTCAGCTTATTCCCGGGAACCAAAGGAGGGAGTATGCAGAAGAGGCAGGGAACAGAGCTTAATCCcatcagagagaaaacaggaggaaatgATGCCTCCAAGGGTTGACTCTGAGTCATGGCGTCTCCTGGGACTACTCCTAGGCTGGTGCAGTTTATGCATCACCCATTTGTCTCAGGGCTGTGCCCAAGGGCACAAGCAAGCTTTGCTTATTGATGGAGGCACTTCTATCAAtgctctgcaaaaaaaaagctgcaatgaAATGAGAGCAGAGACacagaagggagggaaggagagaggaagagatcAAGaagagaggcaaagaaaaaaagggggagaaaaccAATCAATCTTACCTGTACATGTGAACATCGCACCCAATGGATGGCCATACACCAACAGGTTAGAAAGCAATAGATGACTAAAAACTGAGAGAAAGATGGACCAATTAATGAATGTGTGACTGATTTTTGTAATACAGtctgggagaaaaggaaaaactgatcATTATGGCAAATAGAGAAGGAAGCCACTTCAGGGGGAAATTGCCACAATAGCACAAGCTGTCGAGAAAGCAAACGCTGAAGAAAATCACATATGCGGTGGAAGATATTGATGAATTGGAAAAGATGGGACAAGGGAAGATATATCTGATCTACTGAATGTGACACAGTGCTAGCAGTCACAGCCAGAGATGTTAGACATGTCCCACCAGGTACTTCTGTCAGTGAATGGTGCCCCAACAGCAAAGATGCAAATCATTGCAGGTCACAGTCCCTGTCAgtccattgacttcagcagggtCACACCCACAACTTACTTAACCCCAATATTTTTAAGCAAGGTGGTTTCAAACTCCTTTTACACCATACCGGTGAAGAAGTGGGTTGAAAGATTTGGCTTCCATGCATGGGCGCTAGACTTTGACCCCAGCCCATCCACAGCACGCTAATATCCACTGTTTCTGCTTTGGCACCAGAACCAAGCCCAATATCACTAACAGGTGAAGCTCTTTGGGAAACACGggggtgaaaaaaaacaaactaggCATTTGCTGAGTAATTGCTTCTTGAGGTGAACAAACAGAGTTTTGACTGCAGCAGTGGAATTTGTTTCATCTGGCCATGTCATCTAGTCTAAGCTATTTATCTAGTTTTCTGCTGGGATCAATGGCAAGAAACAAACCAGTCCAGAAGGTGATGAATTATAGCCTAGGATGGTATCTAAACTATGCTGGGTAAATTGCCCTCTGGTGTACCTCTGTCTTTTTTCTGACTTTAGCTCATGAGCTCATACTAGATTATGAGCTCTTTGAAGGGTACAGTCTGATGATGTGAAGTTCACCATGAGTCAAGGAGGTGAAGCTACAATCTGATCATCAACTGAGATGGGCTGGAAGTTGTACTCCATTCAGAGCTGGGGTCAGGCTTGAAACAGCTGAGTTGATAGGGACTTCCACCCCATTCAAGGGATTTTTAATGAAGCCTATACATACTGTTCGGTTTTATTATGTGATTAGTCATCCACCATGACAATATAATGTAAGGGAATGAGCAGCTGTTACTAAAGTCAATGAAACATGCCTGTGTGAATTCTGTTAATCACCCCAAGAGCACCTGAAGGTCCTAGTCATGGGTCTGACTCTGGCCACCCATGAGGAGAGAATAGAGAGAGCCAGCCAAGGTTCTGGGAGCACGCTGAGTGCCCATGCCAGGCCCACAACTGACCCCATGGCTTTGGAGAAGGGACTTGGGCCATTGTACACAAATACATATGAATTCAGGAAGTGTCTCTGGGAAACCAAGATCCCATTCCACTGCCTATACTAGATGTATGTCTCAAGCCAGGATTGCCACAGTAGTGGTGTGAAAGATCAAGTCGATGATGAGCGAGGTGCCATCCCTTGCTCTGAATCGTCATGCCTATGTTGAGCCTCATTTAGAAGATGAACTAAACTTAGTTCTACAACCCAGAGCCGTCTTCTGCCTGAAGTTCTCCCATTCTGTGACAATGATAGGGCCTCCCTGATGGAGGGGACTTATGGTTTCACTCAATAATAGAAGCATCTGGTGACATTTTAGGTGCCCTACAATATCCTATTGGGATCCATCTGTTGCTTCAATGACATAGTATTCCCACAAGCCTTAAACCTGGGCAGATATGTCAGAGACTGTAGGGTGTCCAAAATGACATGAGGTGCCAATGTGTAGACAGTTGAATTGTGCACTTCTCTGGAAATGGTTTTCTGTCAAAGTTTCCCCTCCACCTCAGCTGAGCTGGGTAATGCACCAGTCTAtgatcaaaaggaaaagatcatTTCCCACAAAAGGGAGCTGGCCAACTCAGCCTCCATGATCCATGGTGTCCTTCCCTTCAGTCTTCACTTCTGATGAGGTTTGTCCTCAGGCAGATGGTTTGTATCAGGGATGTGTCTGGCAGTAccagggaaaagggagaagatATTATCCAACCAAGTAACAcagatgtaaaaaataaaaataaaaaaggaacataACTCCATCCTCTTACATGCTGCTATCCAACCTTTCCTTTAGCTGAACAGATGGGTTTGATGGGCCCCATCAGTTCCACCTTCAACCTCATTAAAGACAGTGGAGTTACCTGCGAGGGGTGAATTTGGCCTCATCTCTTCTCTTTCTATGAAAGAAATGGAATGTTtagaggtttggggtttttttcttgttttagttTAGTTTTAGAATTTGGGGCTTCTCtttctcagagaaaagaaaaacacagggtGGGAAATGCATGAAAGTTTCTATTACTTGACCCCTGATGTATCTCTTATGGCTAAGTGTCATGCTCAGCACTGACAGTCTTCTCCAAAGCATTTTGAAGTTCCCAGAATTGTTTCCGCTCCTTATGAGCATCTCCATGTGCAGAACTAAAGCAGTCAG
Coding sequences:
- the WNT3A gene encoding protein Wnt-3a, with protein sequence MASFGYFLFLCGLSQALSSYPIWWSLAIGHQYSSLGTQPILCGSIPGLVPKQLRFCRNYVEIMPSVAEGVKIGIQECQHQFRGRRWNCTTVNDSLAIFGPVLDKATRESAFVHAIASAGVAFAVTRSCAEGSATICGCDTRHKGSPGEGWKWGGCSEDVEFGSMVSREFADARENRPDARSAMNRHNNEAGRTSIIELMHLKCKCHGLSGSCEVKTCWWSQPDFRVIGDYLKDKYDSASEMVVEKHRESRGWVETLRPKYNFFKAPTEKDLVYYENSPNFCEPNPETGSFGTRDRICNVTSHGIDGCDLLCCGRGHNTRTEKRKEKCHCIFHWCCYVRCQECIRVYDVHTCK